A segment of the Agromyces sp. H17E-10 genome:
CGCGTTCTTCCTGCTCGCACTGGGGATCTCCAAGCTGCGCGCGCTACCGTTGAGACGGGCCGACATCCCCGTCGAGACCGCGGAGGGCGCACGGATCGCATGATGAAACGCAACACCTGGCAGCGCGAGGCCGTGCGAGAGGCGCTCGACACGACCGAGGGCTTCATCAGCGCACAGGCACTGCACTCGGCGCTGCACGCGAGCGGTTCGCCGATCGGGCTGGCGACCGTCTACCGCGCCCTCGGCGACCTGGCCTCGAGCGGCGAGGCCGATTCGCTGCAGTCGCCCGAGGGCGAGGCACTCTACCGGGCCTGCTCGACGACCGGGCACCACCATCACCTGATCTGCCGCAACTGCGGACTCACGGTCGAGATCGAGGCCACCGAGGTCGAGGCCTGGGCCAAGGGCGTCGCCGCCGAGCACGGATTCACCCAGGCGGCGCACGTCGTCGACGTGTTCGGTCTCTGCGCGAACTGCACCGCGCTCGCGGCCGCGGACGACGACTGACCTCGAAGAGTACCTGATCAGGGTCATAAACCCAGCGCGAGTTTGGGTTCCTCCCCGAACCTCGTTACGGTGGATGACGGTCCTGCAAGACCGATCCGCCCAGTCCGCGCTCCGTCATTCCCCGATGGGAATGCTCGGAGCGTATGGTTGCGCGGTGAGGCATCCGGCCCCGATGGCCGGTTGCTGAGAAGCCCTGATTCGCCCGACGAACGCACTACGCGCCGGGCTTGAGCACGGGGCATCCGACTCACCGTCAACCCGGCCGCAACCCAGGAGTTCGGCGCGCCCGGACTCGACCGCGAAACGCCCTGCGTGAGCGGTATTCGGCGCGCCCTCGGGGAGCCCTACATGTCCGATACGACCGCACTCGAAGTGCGCCACCTCACCAAGTTCTTCGGCCGCAAGCCACGCGAGGCCCTCCAGCGGCTGCGCGACGGCGCCGGTCGCGACGAGCTCACGTCGCTCGGCACCGCGGCGGTCATCGACGCCGACTTCGAGGTGCGCCGCGGCGAGATCTTCGTCGTCATGGGCCTCTCGGGGTCGGGCAAGTCGACGCTCATCCGCATGCTCAACGGGCTCGTCGAGCCGACCGACGGGTCGGTCACGGTGATGGGGGAGCAGATCACCGGGGTCGCGCCGAAGCGCCTTCGTGCGGTCCGCCGACGTCGGGTCTCGATGGTGTTCCAGCACTTCGCCCTGCTGCCGCACCGCACCGTGCTCGAGAACGCCGCCTACGGGCTCGAGATCCAGGGCGTCCCGGCATCCGAGCGTCGTGCCCGCGCCGAGCGGATCCTCGAGCGCGTCGGCCTCGGCGGCTGGGGCGGCAAGCTGCCGTCCGAGCTCTCCGGGGGCATGCAGCAGCGGGTGGGACTCGCCCGTGCGCTGGCCGCCGACACAGACATCCTGCTCATGGACGAGGCGTTCTCGGCGCTCGACCCGCTCATCCGCCGCGACATGCAGGAGCAGCTCGTCGAGCTGCAGCAGGAGCTCGGCAAGACGATCGTCTTCATCACCCACGACCTCAACGAGGCGATGTTCCTCGGCGATCGCATCGCGATGATGCGCGACGGTCGCATCGTGCAGATCGGCACGGCCGAGGAGATCCTCACCGACCCGGCCGACGACTACGTCGCCCAGTTCGTGCAGGACGTCGACCGGGCCCGCGTGCTCACGGCCGGCAACGTCATGGAGGCGCCGCGCGCCGTCGCGACCGCGTCCGCCGGACCGCGGGCCGCCCTGCGGACCATGCGCGACCTGCAGACCTCGATGGTCTTCGTCGTCGGCAACGGCCGGCGCCTGCTCGGCGTCGCGCACGATCGCGACGTGCTGCGGCTCGTGCAGCGCGGCGAACGCGACCTGAGCATCGCGATCAGCGACGACCACCCCGTCGTGGGCGTCGACGAGCACCTCGCCGAACTGCTGGGCAGTGCGGTCGAGAGCCAGTTGCCGCTCGCCGTCGTCGACGGCGAAGGCCGCCTCCTCGGCGCCGTGCCGCGTGTGACCCTGCTCGCTGCGCTCGGCAACGTCAGCACCGACACGGCCGAGCAGGCCATCATCGAGACTCCGGTGACGATCCCGATCGACGTGATCACCGAGACCCTGCACCGCACCGCGCACTCCGAGGCGACGGTGGCCGACGCCGTGCCCGCCGTGGCCGCGGGGGAGAGGAGCCCGGCATGAACGAGTTCCGTCTTCCGCTCGGCCAGTGGGCCGCCGCGTTCATCGACTTCGTGACCGAGGTGTTCGGCGGCTTCTTCACGTTCGTCCGCGACGTCTTCGCGGGCTTCTACG
Coding sequences within it:
- a CDS encoding quaternary amine ABC transporter ATP-binding protein codes for the protein MSDTTALEVRHLTKFFGRKPREALQRLRDGAGRDELTSLGTAAVIDADFEVRRGEIFVVMGLSGSGKSTLIRMLNGLVEPTDGSVTVMGEQITGVAPKRLRAVRRRRVSMVFQHFALLPHRTVLENAAYGLEIQGVPASERRARAERILERVGLGGWGGKLPSELSGGMQQRVGLARALAADTDILLMDEAFSALDPLIRRDMQEQLVELQQELGKTIVFITHDLNEAMFLGDRIAMMRDGRIVQIGTAEEILTDPADDYVAQFVQDVDRARVLTAGNVMEAPRAVATASAGPRAALRTMRDLQTSMVFVVGNGRRLLGVAHDRDVLRLVQRGERDLSIAISDDHPVVGVDEHLAELLGSAVESQLPLAVVDGEGRLLGAVPRVTLLAALGNVSTDTAEQAIIETPVTIPIDVITETLHRTAHSEATVADAVPAVAAGERSPA
- a CDS encoding Fur family transcriptional regulator produces the protein MMKRNTWQREAVREALDTTEGFISAQALHSALHASGSPIGLATVYRALGDLASSGEADSLQSPEGEALYRACSTTGHHHHLICRNCGLTVEIEATEVEAWAKGVAAEHGFTQAAHVVDVFGLCANCTALAAADDD